Proteins encoded by one window of Arachis ipaensis cultivar K30076 chromosome B04, Araip1.1, whole genome shotgun sequence:
- the LOC107635050 gene encoding protein BPS1, chloroplastic, protein MSRPQEPHRPFFPFGNPFRMISPKGSVLSPQLLAVLHAFEVTLGERLKKLMPKSNDEILSLSWMALAMQMLSETHNDIKTLIADLDLPVHDWDEKWIDVYLDISVKLLDICIAFSSELSRLNQGNLLLQCALHNLNSSSSKQFARAQSSLDGWKKHIHSRNPRIEKCDGILDNLVGSLDLPKVKKSPKGKVLMQAMYGVKVQTVFVCSVFAAAFSGSTKKLIDLDVAEIYTWAPEFISLQNLVNEEVRVRFSSGQFTVLKELEAVDSAVKELYPIIPDVVDPIETELDLKTVEQLGRATEKLSEGLDLLAKGVDGFFQVVLSGRDALLSNLRSGGTLYDRGSGGNIGVQAVN, encoded by the coding sequence ATGAGCCGTCCCCAGGAACCACACAGACCATTCTTTCCTTTTGGAAATCCTTTCCGGATGATATCACCTAAAGGATCTGTCTTGTCTCCTCAACTTCTGGCAGTATTACATGCCTTTGAGGTAACCCTGGGAGAAAGGCTGAAAAAGCTTATGCCCAAAAGCAATGATGAGATCCTCAGTTTATCTTGGATGGCTTTGGCTATGCAAATGCTTAGTGAGACTCATAATGATATTAAAACCCTCATAGCAGATCTTGATCTTCCTGTTCATGATTGGGATGAAAAATGGATAGACGTGTACTTGGACATCAGTGTAAAATTGCTAGATATATGCATTGCATTTAGTTCTGAGTTATCACGTCTGAACCAGGGTAATCTTTTACTTCAATGTGCATTGCATAATTTGAATTCTTCCTCTTCAAAGCAGTTTGCCCGAGCTCAATCTTCACTTGATGGTTGGAAGAAGCATATTCATTCTAGGAACCCTAGGATTGAAAAATGTGATGGAATCTTGGATAATCTTGTCGGGTCACTTGATCTGCCAAAGGTCAAAAAGTCTCCCAAGGGGAAGGTTTTGATGCAAGCTATGTATGGAGTAaaggtgcagacagtatttgtaTGTAGTGTGTTTGCAGCAGCTTTTTCAGGCTCTACCAAGAAGTTGATAGATTTGGATGTGGCTGAAATATATACATGGGCTCCAGAATTTATAAGTTTGCAAAATCTTGTAAATGAGGAAGTTAGAGTTAGATTTTCTAGTGGGCAATTTACTGTGTTGAAGGAGTTGGAAGCAGTTGATTCTGCTGTTAAGGAATTATACCCTATTATCCCTGATGTGGTCGACCCCATTGAGACAGAATTGGATCTGAAGACTGTTGAGCAATTAGGCAGAGCGACGGAGAAGCTTTCAGAAGGATTAGATCTTCTTGCAAAAGGAGTGGATGGCTTTTTCCAAGTGGTCTTGAGTGGTCGTGATGCCTTACTATCTAATCTTAGATCAGGTGGAACTCTCTATGATCGTGGCTCCGGGGGTAATATAGGTGTGCAAGCAGTCAATTGA
- the LOC107635053 gene encoding mitogen-activated protein kinase homolog MMK2 has product MALESAPSLADHNNIRGIPTHGGRYVQYNIYGNLFEVSRKYVPPIRPVGRGAYGIVCAAVNAETRDEVAIKKVGNAFDNRIDAKRTLREIKLLRHMDHENVIALKDIIRPPQKENFNDVYVVYELMDTDLHQIIRSNQPLTDDHCRYFLYQLLRGLKYVHSANVLHRDLKPSNLLLNANCDLKIGDFGLARTTSETDFMTEYVVTRWYRAPELLLNCSEYTAAIDIWSVGCILGEIMTRQPLFPGKDYVHQLRLITELIGSPDDASLGFLRSDNARRYVRQLPQYPRQQFAARFPNMSPGAVDLLERMLVFDPNRRITVDEALSHPYLAPLHDINEEPVCARPFSFDFEQPSFTEEDIKELIWRESVMFNPDPPIY; this is encoded by the exons ATGGCTCTTGAGTCAGCTCCTTCTTTAGCTGACCACAACAACATTCGAGGAATTCCAACTCATGGTGGACGCTATGTTCAGTACAATATCTATGGCAACCTCTTTGAGGTTTCAAGGAAGTATGTTCCCCCCATACGCCCTGTGGGAAGAGGAGCTTATGGTATTGTTTG TGCTGCTGTGAATGCGGAGACACGTGATGAAGTTGCCATTAAGAAGGTTGGCAATGCATTTGACAACAGAATAGATGCCAAAAGGACCTTACGCGAAATTAAACTTCTCCGTCACATGGATCATGAAAAT GTGATAGCCCTTAAAGACATTATAAGACCACCACAGAAGGAGAACTTCAATGATGTGTATGTTGTTTATGAGTTAATGGATACCGATCTGCATCAAATAATTCGTTCCAATCAACCATTGACCGATGATCATTGTCGG TATTTTTTGTATCAGTTGTTACGAGGACTCAAATATGTACATTCAGCAAATGTCTTACACCGTGATCTAAAGCCTAGCAACTTGCTACTGAATGCAAATTGTGACCTTAAGATCGGAGACTTTGGGCTTGCTAGAACTACATCTGAAACTGATTTTATGACTGAATATGTGGTTACTCGGTGGTATCGAGCTCCAGAATTGCTTCTTAATTGTTCAGAATATACTGCAGCTATTGATATATGGTCTGTTGGTTGCATCCTTGGTGAAATAATGACCAGACAACCCCTCTTTCCTGGAAAAGATTATGTTCATCAGCTGAGACTGATCACAGAG CTCATAGGTTCACCTGATGACGCCAGCCTTGGATTTCTACGGAGTGATAACGCTCGTAGATATGTAAGACAGCTTCCACAATATCCAAGGCAGCAATTCGCTGCTAGATTTCCGAACATGTCTCCCGGTGCTGTTGATTTGTTAGAAAGGATGCTTGTGTTTGATCCAAACAGGCGCATTACAG TTGATGAGGCATTGTCTCACCCGTACCTGGCACCGCTTCACGATATTAACGAGGAGCCTGTTTGCGCGAGACCTTTCAGTTTTGATTTCGAGCAACCATCATTCACTGAAGAAGACATCAAAGAACTCATCTGGAGAGAATCTGTGATGTTCAATCCTGATCCACCTATTTATTGA